One Roseomonas gilardii subsp. gilardii genomic region harbors:
- a CDS encoding cell division protein FtsQ/DivIB: protein MPREPQRPSGLRLWLRRRRGLLRPVLRAGVAVALLGVVVMGVSAFAPAGGLLQFGSGFTSAARDAGLKITEIRIEGAENMPEPRIRAALGVKTGDPTLAFSPDAARQALEALPWIAQAEVERRLPGTVVVRVTERRPFAIWQNQGRFSVVDRSGKVVATDRLDAFGPLPLIVGAGAEKYAAALYDQLREAPDVLARTQALVRIGERRWNLHLSNGMDVLLPEGEEKAAIRRLADLQKRNALLDRPLVSVDMRLPDRLVVRQANAPAPPTEAKRGSGKG, encoded by the coding sequence ATGCCGCGTGAGCCGCAGCGGCCCTCCGGGCTGCGCCTCTGGCTCCGGCGCCGGCGGGGCCTGCTCCGCCCGGTCCTGCGCGCCGGGGTGGCCGTGGCCCTGCTCGGCGTGGTGGTGATGGGCGTCTCCGCCTTCGCCCCCGCGGGCGGGCTGTTGCAGTTCGGCTCGGGCTTCACCTCCGCCGCGCGCGATGCGGGCCTGAAGATCACCGAAATCCGGATCGAGGGCGCCGAGAACATGCCGGAGCCGCGTATCCGCGCCGCGCTCGGCGTGAAGACCGGCGACCCGACCCTCGCCTTCTCCCCCGATGCCGCCCGCCAGGCGCTGGAGGCCCTGCCCTGGATCGCGCAGGCCGAGGTGGAGCGCCGCCTGCCCGGCACGGTGGTGGTGCGCGTCACCGAGCGCCGCCCCTTCGCCATCTGGCAGAACCAGGGCCGCTTCTCCGTGGTGGACCGCTCCGGCAAGGTGGTGGCGACCGACCGGCTCGACGCCTTCGGCCCGCTGCCGCTGATCGTCGGGGCCGGCGCGGAGAAATACGCCGCCGCCCTCTACGACCAGTTGCGCGAGGCCCCCGACGTGCTGGCCCGCACCCAGGCGCTGGTGCGTATCGGTGAGCGGCGCTGGAACCTGCATCTCTCCAACGGGATGGACGTACTGCTGCCGGAGGGTGAGGAGAAGGCCGCGATCCGCCGCCTCGCGGACCTGCAGAAGCGCAACGCGCTGCTCGACCGCCCGCTCGTTTCCGTGGACATGCGCCTGCCTGACCGGCTGGTGGTGCGCCAGGCGAATGCCCCCGCCCCGCCCACCGAGGCCAAGCGCGGGAGCGGCAAGGGGTGA
- a CDS encoding D-alanine--D-alanine ligase, giving the protein MWGWNGRSSEWGSSLNDARRCSSGGISAEREVSLSSGTQCAAALEQAGHEVTRIEVGQDPAVLIQALRDAKPDVVFNALHGRFGEDGCVQGILDWLGIPYTHSGVRASAMAMNKAAAKAAFTAAGLPVAPHRLIEAAELEEADPLPTPYVIKPVEEGSSVGVHIIKGGDNRRAEIARSWRYGTIMAEPYIPGRELTVAVMGDRALEVTEINAEAGEFYDYDSKYAHGGSRHTLPAPVPPAIRARALEVALHAHRALGCRGVSRSDFRYDDTGEGEGRLVLLEVNTQPGMTPTSLVPEQAAHHGIAFPELCDWIISQARHDGLRPDGLRHAA; this is encoded by the coding sequence GTGTGGGGCTGGAATGGGAGATCAAGCGAATGGGGGAGTTCGCTCAATGACGCGCGTCGCTGTTCTTCTGGGGGAATCTCGGCGGAGCGGGAGGTTTCTCTGTCCTCCGGCACGCAATGCGCCGCCGCGCTGGAACAGGCGGGGCACGAGGTCACCCGCATCGAGGTGGGCCAGGACCCCGCCGTGCTGATCCAGGCGCTGCGGGACGCGAAGCCCGATGTGGTGTTCAACGCCCTGCACGGGCGCTTCGGCGAGGATGGCTGCGTCCAGGGCATCCTGGACTGGCTCGGCATCCCCTACACGCATTCGGGGGTGCGCGCCTCGGCGATGGCGATGAACAAGGCCGCCGCCAAGGCCGCCTTCACCGCCGCCGGCCTGCCCGTGGCGCCGCACCGGCTGATCGAGGCGGCGGAGCTGGAGGAGGCCGATCCCCTCCCCACGCCCTATGTCATCAAGCCGGTCGAGGAAGGCTCCTCGGTCGGGGTGCACATCATCAAGGGCGGCGACAACCGGCGCGCGGAGATCGCCCGCTCCTGGCGCTACGGCACCATCATGGCCGAGCCCTATATCCCGGGGCGCGAGCTGACCGTCGCGGTGATGGGCGACCGGGCGCTGGAAGTCACCGAGATCAACGCCGAGGCGGGCGAGTTCTACGACTACGACTCCAAATACGCCCATGGCGGCTCCCGCCACACCCTCCCCGCCCCCGTGCCGCCGGCGATCCGCGCCCGGGCGCTGGAGGTGGCGCTGCACGCCCACCGGGCGCTCGGCTGCCGCGGCGTCTCGCGCTCCGACTTCCGCTATGACGACACCGGGGAGGGCGAGGGCCGCCTCGTGCTGCTGGAGGTCAATACCCAGCCCGGCATGACGCCCACTTCGCTGGTGCCGGAGCAGGCGGCGCATCACGGCATCGCCTTCCCCGAGCTCTGCGACTGGATCATCTCCCAGGCCCGCCATGACGGGCTGCGCCCCGACGGGTTACGCCATGCCGCGTGA
- the murC gene encoding UDP-N-acetylmuramate--L-alanine ligase translates to MRALPLNIGPIHFVGIGGIGMSGIAQVLHNLGYQVQGSDVAEGTNIARLREAGMQVHIGHDAANLGDAAVVVVSSAIRRDNPELQAARERMIPVVRRAEMLAELMRLKWSIAIGGTHGKTTTTSLVATVLEAARLDPTVINGGIINAYGNNTRLGEGDWMVVEADESDGSFLKLPAVVAVVTNMDPEHLDHWGTAEAMKEGYAQFVGNIPFYGFAVLCADHPGVQAMIPRLSDRRIVTYGFSPQADVRAERVITDRMGATFEVVVQDRLNKRTRHLKPFRLPMLGQHNVQNALAAIAVGVEMEVPEETIRTALVGFKGVKRRFTRVGDAGGIQVIDDYGHHPVEIAAVLKAARQAGARDVVAVVQPHRYSRLQTLFEEFCKCMNDAGTVIVADVYPAGEAPIEGVDKDALVEGLRAHGHRSVVPLPGPDSLAEMVHAIARPGDYVVCLGAGNITGWAHALPEQLAELQARSGPRDAFGAPSRRAIASAP, encoded by the coding sequence ATGCGCGCCCTGCCGCTCAATATCGGCCCTATCCATTTCGTCGGCATCGGCGGCATCGGCATGTCGGGCATCGCCCAGGTGCTGCACAATCTCGGCTACCAGGTGCAGGGTTCCGACGTGGCGGAGGGCACCAATATCGCCCGGCTGCGCGAGGCCGGGATGCAGGTCCATATCGGCCACGACGCCGCCAATCTTGGCGATGCCGCCGTGGTCGTCGTCTCCTCCGCCATCAGGCGCGACAACCCGGAACTCCAGGCGGCGCGGGAGCGCATGATCCCGGTCGTCCGCCGGGCCGAGATGCTGGCCGAGCTGATGCGCCTGAAATGGTCCATCGCCATCGGCGGCACGCATGGCAAGACCACCACCACCTCGCTGGTCGCGACGGTGCTGGAGGCCGCGCGCCTCGACCCGACGGTGATCAATGGCGGCATCATCAACGCCTATGGCAACAACACCCGCCTGGGCGAGGGCGACTGGATGGTGGTGGAGGCGGACGAGAGCGACGGCTCCTTCCTCAAGCTGCCCGCCGTGGTCGCCGTGGTCACCAACATGGACCCGGAGCATCTGGACCACTGGGGCACCGCCGAGGCGATGAAGGAAGGCTATGCCCAGTTCGTGGGCAATATCCCCTTCTACGGCTTCGCGGTCCTCTGCGCCGACCACCCGGGGGTGCAGGCGATGATCCCCCGCCTGTCCGACCGCCGCATCGTCACCTACGGCTTCTCCCCCCAGGCCGATGTGCGGGCGGAGCGCGTGATCACCGACCGCATGGGCGCGACCTTCGAGGTCGTGGTGCAGGACCGGCTGAACAAGCGCACCCGCCACCTCAAGCCCTTCCGCCTGCCGATGCTGGGCCAGCACAACGTGCAGAACGCGCTGGCGGCCATCGCGGTCGGCGTGGAGATGGAGGTGCCGGAGGAGACGATCCGCACCGCGCTGGTCGGCTTCAAGGGCGTCAAGCGCCGCTTCACCCGCGTCGGCGATGCCGGCGGCATCCAGGTGATCGACGACTACGGCCACCATCCGGTGGAGATCGCGGCGGTGCTGAAGGCCGCCCGCCAGGCCGGCGCCCGCGACGTGGTCGCGGTGGTGCAGCCGCACCGCTATTCCCGCCTGCAGACCCTCTTCGAGGAGTTCTGCAAGTGCATGAACGACGCCGGCACGGTGATCGTGGCCGATGTCTATCCGGCCGGCGAGGCGCCGATCGAGGGCGTGGACAAGGATGCGCTGGTGGAAGGGCTGCGCGCCCATGGCCATCGCAGCGTCGTCCCCCTGCCCGGCCCGGACTCCCTGGCCGAGATGGTGCATGCCATCGCCCGGCCGGGGGACTATGTGGTCTGCCTGGGCGCCGGCAACATCACCGGCTGGGCCCATGCCCTGCCGGAACAGCTCGCCGAGCTCCAGGCCCGTTCCGGCCCGCGCGACGCCTTCGGCGCCCCGTCCCGCCGCGCCATCGCCAGCGCGCCCTGA
- the murB gene encoding UDP-N-acetylmuramate dehydrogenase, translating to MSAAAPATPESAASEPAPRPAALPDWLAGLRGRVQAGAVLGPQSWFRVGGPAEFLVRPADAEDLLALLRAKPAAMPLTAIGAASNLILRDGGLRGVVLRLARGFSEVAVEPDGITAGAAVLDVTLAEHAAAAGLAGLEFLCGIPGSVGGAVAMNAGAYGVEVKDVLDWAEIATPEGIRRLSAAELGFAYRRSALPPGGIVTRARFRATPGDWSAIASRMGEIRESREASQPVRARTGGSTFKNPPGHRAWALIDAAGCRGLRHGAAQVSEKHCNFLLNLGGATAAEIEALGEMVRARVLAHSGVGLEWEIKRMGEFAQ from the coding sequence ATGAGCGCCGCCGCCCCCGCCACACCGGAAAGCGCCGCCTCCGAGCCTGCCCCTCGGCCTGCCGCCCTGCCGGACTGGCTGGCGGGGCTGCGCGGCCGCGTGCAGGCCGGCGCGGTGCTGGGGCCGCAGAGCTGGTTCCGCGTCGGCGGCCCGGCGGAGTTCCTGGTCCGCCCGGCGGATGCGGAGGACCTGCTGGCCCTGCTGCGCGCGAAACCCGCCGCCATGCCGCTCACCGCCATCGGTGCCGCCTCCAACCTCATCCTCCGCGACGGCGGGCTGCGCGGCGTGGTGCTGCGCCTCGCCCGCGGGTTCTCGGAGGTGGCGGTGGAGCCGGACGGCATCACCGCCGGGGCCGCCGTCCTCGATGTCACCCTGGCGGAACACGCCGCCGCCGCCGGCCTGGCCGGGCTGGAATTCCTCTGTGGCATTCCGGGCAGCGTCGGCGGCGCCGTGGCGATGAATGCCGGCGCCTATGGGGTGGAGGTGAAGGACGTCCTCGACTGGGCCGAGATCGCCACGCCGGAGGGCATCCGGCGCCTTTCCGCCGCGGAGCTCGGCTTCGCCTATCGTCGCTCCGCCCTGCCGCCCGGTGGCATCGTCACGCGCGCGAGATTCCGCGCCACGCCGGGCGACTGGTCTGCTATTGCCTCCCGCATGGGGGAGATCCGCGAGAGCCGCGAGGCCAGCCAGCCCGTGCGCGCCCGCACCGGGGGCAGCACTTTCAAGAATCCGCCGGGGCACAGGGCCTGGGCGCTGATCGACGCGGCCGGCTGCCGCGGCCTGCGCCATGGGGCGGCGCAGGTCAGCGAGAAGCACTGCAATTTCCTGCTGAACCTCGGCGGCGCCACCGCCGCCGAGATCGAGGCGCTGGGCGAGATGGTGCGCGCCCGGGTCCTGGCCCATTCCGGTGTGGGGCTGGAATGGGAGATCAAGCGAATGGGGGAGTTCGCTCAATGA